In Candidatus Thermoplasmatota archaeon, a genomic segment contains:
- a CDS encoding DinB family protein, with amino-acid sequence MIDVRRMLAWSDEMHAEWKKGLLAMAPDMLAAEVNASFLTPVGILTHMANVENAWIDVVEGAAPQWARHSTKKWTTLEPVLAYVEETRARTHRVVDGLADKDLERPCAVPGPFKKPAYTIEEILFTIVTHECFHRGELLAVFWQKDVTPPVCDYPQYATPLK; translated from the coding sequence GTGATCGACGTACGCCGCATGCTCGCCTGGAGCGACGAGATGCACGCCGAGTGGAAGAAGGGCCTCCTCGCGATGGCGCCCGACATGCTCGCGGCCGAGGTGAACGCGAGCTTCCTCACGCCGGTCGGGATCCTCACGCACATGGCGAACGTCGAGAACGCGTGGATCGACGTCGTCGAGGGCGCGGCCCCCCAGTGGGCGCGCCACAGCACGAAGAAGTGGACGACGCTCGAGCCCGTCCTCGCGTACGTCGAGGAGACGCGCGCCCGCACCCACCGCGTTGTGGACGGCCTCGCCGACAAGGACCTCGAACGGCCCTGCGCCGTCCCCGGCCCGTTCAAGAAGCCTGCGTACACGATCGAGGAGATCCTTTTCACGATCGTGACGCACGAGTGCTTCCACCGCGGCGAGCTGCTTGCGGTCTTCTGGCAGAAGGACGTGACCCCGCCCGTGTGCGACTATCCGCAATACGCGACGCCGCTCAAGTGA
- a CDS encoding nicotinamide-nucleotide adenylyltransferase, giving the protein MRRALFVGRFQPFHLGHLEVCRRILAENDALVIAIGSAESSHSLVNPFTAGERYAMIEAACAEADLDRVAIIPLPDVNRNAIWVSHVRSLVPPFEVLYSNNPLPRRLFAEAGFEVRDAPFHERARYEGTRIRHAMVADGDWEHDVPRGVARVIREIGGVDRVQMLARSDAVDKP; this is encoded by the coding sequence ATGAGGCGCGCGCTCTTCGTTGGACGGTTCCAGCCGTTCCACCTCGGACACCTCGAGGTGTGCCGCAGGATCCTTGCCGAGAACGACGCCCTCGTGATCGCGATCGGGTCGGCCGAATCGAGCCACTCGCTCGTGAATCCCTTCACGGCGGGCGAGCGGTACGCGATGATCGAGGCGGCGTGTGCCGAAGCGGACCTCGACCGGGTCGCGATCATCCCCCTGCCGGACGTGAACCGCAACGCCATCTGGGTCTCCCACGTCCGCAGCCTCGTACCGCCCTTCGAGGTCCTGTACTCCAACAACCCGCTTCCTCGACGCCTCTTCGCCGAAGCCGGATTCGAGGTCCGCGACGCGCCCTTCCACGAGCGCGCCCGCTACGAAGGCACGCGCATCCGCCACGCGATGGTCGCGGACGGTGATTGGGAGCACGACGTTCCGCGCGGGGTCGCCCGCGTCATCCGCGAGATTGGCGGCGTGGACCGCGTGCAGATGCTTGCGCGAAGCGACGCCGTCGACAAGCCGTGA